One Mycolicibacterium goodii genomic region harbors:
- a CDS encoding NAD(P)-dependent oxidoreductase: protein MRIGFIGLGNMGAAMAANLLKAGHEVVAYNRSPEKVAALAEQGATAAASVRDAAQADVVVTMLADDRAVEAVAFGGADPAAGLVAAMPADAIHVSSSTISVDLARRLTAAHAEARNGFVSAPVFGRPEAAAAAKLFVVAAGAPDAVQTVTPVFDAIGQRTFVVSDDPSAASLVKISGNFLIASVIESLGEAMALVGKAGVDKQQYLEVLTSTLFDAPVYRTYGGLLVREQFTPPGFAAPLGLKDVKLALAAGEDLAVPMPIASLLRDRFLTLLATGGGELDWSALGALSAWEAGAPHPA, encoded by the coding sequence ATGAGAATCGGATTCATCGGGCTGGGCAACATGGGCGCGGCGATGGCCGCCAACCTGCTCAAGGCGGGGCACGAGGTCGTGGCGTACAACCGGTCACCGGAAAAGGTGGCCGCACTGGCCGAACAGGGCGCGACCGCCGCCGCATCGGTGCGTGACGCCGCGCAGGCCGATGTCGTGGTCACGATGCTGGCCGACGACAGGGCCGTCGAGGCGGTCGCGTTCGGCGGGGCCGATCCGGCCGCGGGTCTGGTGGCGGCGATGCCCGCCGACGCGATCCATGTCTCGTCGTCGACCATCAGTGTCGACCTCGCGAGGCGGCTCACCGCGGCCCACGCCGAGGCCCGCAACGGTTTCGTCAGTGCACCGGTGTTCGGACGTCCCGAGGCGGCGGCCGCGGCCAAGCTGTTCGTCGTGGCCGCAGGCGCGCCCGATGCCGTGCAGACGGTCACGCCGGTGTTCGACGCGATCGGGCAGCGCACGTTCGTCGTCTCCGATGACCCGAGTGCGGCGAGCCTCGTGAAGATCAGCGGCAACTTCCTGATCGCCTCGGTGATCGAATCACTCGGAGAGGCAATGGCTCTCGTGGGCAAGGCCGGCGTCGACAAACAGCAGTACCTGGAGGTGCTGACGTCCACGCTGTTCGACGCACCGGTGTACCGCACCTACGGCGGGCTGCTGGTGCGCGAACAGTTCACCCCGCCCGGTTTCGCCGCGCCGTTGGGCCTCAAGGACGTCAAACTGGCGCTCGCCGCGGGCGAGGATCTCGCGGTGCCGATGCCGATCGCGAGCCTGCTGCGCGATCGGTTCCTGACGCTGCTGGCCACCGGCGGCGGCGAACTGGACTGGTCGGCGCTCGGCGCGCTCAGCGCGTGGGAGGCCGGTGCACCGCACCCCGCGTGA